A single region of the Lysinibacillus sp. B2A1 genome encodes:
- a CDS encoding ribonuclease P protein component translates to MKKRQRVKKNEDFQKVFKKGKSFANRQFVVYFLMKEGQTEFRIGLSVSKKLGNAVTRNQIKRYIRQSIHELKDELKPNMDYVIIARKPAATMDFHDVKQSLQHVLRIAKVLKKT, encoded by the coding sequence AGGATTTTCAAAAGGTGTTTAAAAAAGGTAAATCTTTCGCTAATCGTCAGTTTGTCGTTTATTTTCTGATGAAAGAAGGACAAACTGAATTTCGTATAGGTTTATCAGTTAGCAAGAAGCTTGGGAATGCAGTAACCCGCAACCAGATTAAACGCTATATTCGACAAAGTATTCATGAGTTAAAGGATGAGCTTAAGCCGAATATGGACTATGTTATTATCGCCAGAAAACCGGCGGCCACTATGGATTTTCATGATGTGAAACAAAGTTTGCAGCATGTACTACGAATCGCAAAGGTATTGAAGAAAACGTAA